In Herbaspirillum seropedicae, a single window of DNA contains:
- the prfA gene encoding peptide chain release factor 1: MKPSMLAKLDQLAERLEELNSLLAQEDATASMDNFRKMTREHAELGPLVALYHEYVQAAEDIRTAQELLADPDMKAFAQEEIDGAKARMEGLELDLQKMLLPKDPNDERNIFLEIRAGTGGDESALFAGDLLRMYTRYAERQRWQVEIVSASESELGGYKEVIARIVGLGAYSRLKFESGGHRVQRVPATETQGRIHTSACTVAVMPEADEVGDVEINPADIRIDTYRASGAGGQHINKTDSAVRITHLPTGIVVECQDDRSQHKNKAQAMKVLAARIKDVQLRQQQSEEAATRKSLIGSGDRSERIRTYNFPQGRMTDHRINLTLYKLDFIMDGDLDELTNALITEHQAELLAQLGDD; encoded by the coding sequence ATGAAACCATCGATGCTCGCCAAACTCGACCAGCTCGCCGAGCGGCTGGAAGAGCTCAACAGCCTGCTGGCCCAGGAAGACGCCACTGCCAGCATGGACAACTTCCGCAAGATGACCCGCGAACATGCCGAACTCGGCCCGCTGGTGGCGCTGTATCACGAATATGTGCAGGCCGCCGAAGACATCCGCACGGCCCAGGAACTGCTGGCCGATCCCGACATGAAGGCCTTCGCCCAGGAAGAGATCGACGGCGCCAAGGCGCGCATGGAAGGCCTGGAGCTGGACCTGCAAAAGATGCTGCTGCCCAAGGACCCCAACGACGAGCGCAACATCTTCCTGGAAATCCGCGCGGGCACGGGCGGCGACGAGTCAGCGCTGTTCGCTGGCGATCTGCTGCGCATGTACACCCGCTATGCCGAGCGTCAGCGCTGGCAGGTCGAGATCGTGTCGGCGTCCGAATCCGAACTGGGCGGCTACAAGGAAGTGATCGCCCGCATCGTGGGCCTGGGTGCGTACTCGCGCCTGAAGTTCGAGTCGGGCGGCCACCGCGTGCAGCGCGTGCCGGCCACCGAGACCCAGGGCCGCATCCATACCTCGGCCTGCACGGTGGCGGTGATGCCCGAGGCCGACGAGGTCGGTGACGTGGAAATCAACCCGGCCGACATCCGCATCGATACCTACCGCGCCTCCGGGGCCGGCGGGCAGCACATCAACAAGACCGATTCGGCCGTGCGCATCACCCACCTGCCCACCGGCATCGTGGTGGAATGCCAGGATGATCGCAGCCAGCACAAGAACAAGGCCCAGGCCATGAAGGTGCTGGCCGCGCGCATCAAGGACGTGCAATTGCGTCAACAGCAATCCGAGGAAGCGGCCACGCGCAAGTCGCTGATCGGCTCGGGCGACCGCAGCGAGCGCATCCGCACCTACAATTTCCCGCAGGGACGCATGACCGATCACCGCATCAACCTGACGCTCTACAAGCTGGACTTCATCATGGATGGCGACCTCGAT